Proteins co-encoded in one Stomoxys calcitrans chromosome 5, idStoCalc2.1, whole genome shotgun sequence genomic window:
- the LOC106083311 gene encoding uncharacterized protein LOC106083311 produces MDKGSTINIANVTASTSVPSLPSSSTSSSNCNSTCDGIKSAIIQNNEFSTIVSNSEETNTTKFHDLKITFATRETHVRPTNRDRNATLPTSYEVDYNLMDQSYSPSTLAEIYDDEFFDFGDSRREVQPVRINHKEGIFCCFITGVAIGLLLLMAYLLILLLDPITKTMEAMHNSFQNLTNSIIKKKLHYHNKPV; encoded by the exons ATGGACAAAGGATCTACAATTAACATTGCCAATGTAACCGCATCCACATCTGTCCCTTCCTTGCCATCTTCATCAACATCATCGTCCAACTGCAACTCCACTTGTGATGGCATTAAATCTGCTATAA TTCAAAATAATGAATTTTCCACAATTGTATCCAACAGTGAAGAGACCAATACGACAAAATTCCATGATCTAAAAATTACCTTTGCTACTCGGGAAACTCACGTAAGACCAACTAACCGTGACAGAAATGCTACACTGCCAACCAGCTATGAAGTCGACTACAATCTAATGGACCAAAGTTATTCCCCTAGCACTTTGGCCGAAATATATGATGATGAGTTCTTCGATTTTGGCGACAGCCGTCGTGAAGTGCAACCAGTTAGAATTAATCACAAAGAAGGG ATATTTTGCTGCTTTATCACTGGTGTAGCTATAGGTCTGCTCTTGCTTATGGCATATCTCTTAATACTGTTACTGGATCCCATTACCAAAACAATGGAAGCAATGCATAATTCGTTTCAGAATTTGACAAACTCCATCATTAAGAAAAAACTTCATTATCATAATAAACCTGTTTAA